gcagagGTATTCaatgcacaatattctaatttttcaagtttcacctgcattttgtattttaactttgttctgaacaaaataaaaaaaaatacatatgtaTGCAAATCAGATCTGAAGCCTGTTACACACAAACCTGATTTTTCATCCAATGGTTACCAAGGTTTCTGATTTAGTAACTTGATTTCCAGTAAGGAGGGAGTTTTCAGCCCACATAAGAGAATGAATCTTTTGTAGAATTTAATTAATCTTCCAGCTCACCTTTCTCACCCAGACAATTGCTTCAGAATTGATGGCAAAATCCTGGCCTGGGAGAGCCCAAGGATCTATCTGTCCAACTTTCACAGGGATAAAAGATAAATTGGGGAAGAGAACCCAGTTGAGAAGATCATAACTTGCAGATCCCAGTCCATTTTCTGAGAAGGAGATTTCATCTCCAGCACTGTTGTTGAACTGGACATTCTTCAAATagggaagaagctaaaagaaaAGAGACCTTCAGAAATTGGAGTAATAGGTTAAAGGACACAAATGAGACATCATGACTTCTACAGTAACTTtatggacagtgaagggctaccaacttttttaatgccacactgtgggtgtggcttatgcaggacaccctccattttctttcaacatctttcatgcagattgggtgctgtgggggggggggagctccatttttgctaccctactgtgtTCCCCTCCATTTgggcagcagcccaaccctggTTATGGAATGACATCAAATTTCTAACTACTCATCCTACAAAGAAACTATTTTCTGCTATAAATGTTGCTGTCTTACAACAGTGTGTTCAATGTAACACATTGCAAAGTAAATGCATGACATGGGTCAGACAGTATGCTAAGCCATAGAAACTAAACCAATGTTAAAATAAACTGAGTTGTGCATCTTCTTAAAAAGTAACACAAGTTTGGAACATGTGGGGAGATTTGCCCCAAGAACTACCAAAAGTCGGACATgacttttcttgcagatgtttttatACCgagctaggcaacatcatcagtgctagtgaggAGTGGGttttgctctcaatttatattctgGTGGCTTGCACTGTCACTTTTGGTAGGGGCAGTCTTAGACATTCTTTGGTTGGCATGTTATTGGTggctctttggcagtttcttgatttcttgatttACTTGAAGGTTGGTCTGACCTTGGAGTTCATCTATGCTGATCAGAGTGCTGATGACTAGTGGAGAGATTAAGACTAGGTGTAAAAATAGATTGATTTGGAAATGTGTATGTTATTGATACATTTTCAAGGTATATTTGTTGATGTTCATATGAAAATGTGGaggaaaaatgtattttaaaaaaactttgaagTACTTTAAGTAAGATCTTTCCTACAAGAATCTGATGGACAACTGGTTTGATTTATTTCTCTTTCCCACCCTATTTTCTTTCAATAAAACATTACAGTATTCCCTcactttttgtgggggatgcgttctgagaccgcctgcaaaagtcgaatttccgcgaagtagagatgcagacgtaaatacactatttttggctatggacagtgtcacaagccttcccttaacactttaaacccctcaattgcaattttccattcccttagcaaccattcagattattactcacgatatttatttattaaagtctatttaaaataatatttattgaaggcagacgaaagtttggcgatgacatatgatgtgatcgggtgggaaaaaccgtggcatagggaaaaaacccgcaaagtattttttaattaatatttttaaaaaactgtggtatagacttttcacgaagtttgaacgtgcgaaaatcgagggaacgctgtacagGGGTGATAGtcacttgctttccctattggtttgcaaatgtgagcatgcGTGCATGGTTGGTTTTCTCACATGCACTCTGTAGATGCATGCATCTGGCCTTTGTGCATCTGATTTTCTGGGGTGCATGCCTTTCATGCATGTGCCCGGCCTCAAAAATATGTGTAAATAggatgaccgccttctgccgcatgaataccagcgaccggttacgtcccacagagttggccttctccgggtcccgtcggttagataatgccatttggtggggcctagaggaagagccttctttgtggggagcccggccctctggaatcagctccctccagagattcgcactgccctcaccctccttgcctttcgcaagagtctcaatACTCATTTATGTTACCCgtcatggggcaattagatcaagcccccttcttcTGGTAATCCACATTActagatgtaatgtgtggttgtgaatgaattggctgattatattatattatattatattatattatattatattatattatattaattatattatattatattatattatattatattatattatattatattatattattatattatatattattgattttagtagtaatttttaattattagatttgttgttatgTTGTTTggtatcttgtgagccaccccgagtcttcggagtggggcagcatacaaatctaataagtaaaaacaaataaataaataatgataatgatgggtGCACCTGtgatttccactaccagttcaggcaaaccatctcaaactggctgaataccacctctgtcttacttacttacttacttacttacttacttacttacttacttacttacttacttacttacttgagttgaaagggaccttacaggtcatcaagtccaaccccctgcttaagcaggaaactctacacctccccagccagatggcagtccagtctcctatTGAAAACTTCCAGAGTAGGGGCATTCACCACTTCTGCTGGCAGGCCCTTCTACTGGttaatcgctctgaccatcaggaagttcttccttatctccaggttgaatctctccttggtcagcttccaaccgttgttcctctggtgccctggaaaatagcaagaacccctcctctctgtggcaaccccataAGTACCTGTATACCActgtcatgtcccccctggcccttcttttctctaggctatccgtacccaattccagcaacctgtCTTCATATGgcttggtctctagtccccttatcagtttagttgctcttttttgcaccctttccagagtctctatgtctcttttgaagtttggTGACTTAATTCATGTCAGTCCTTGAGCCATTTCCCCCAGGCATCTCCAGGGCTGCCGTAGAAAGGGGAATTCAAGTTGTGGGACTGGGAGAGGGAAAGTAGAACTAGCTGGGGGATTGTAGTCATAATAAAATTCTTctgagaaccaaggacattctctcCAGGTGTGAGGTGGTGGGACCTGAGATCAAGTGACCCCTTGGACTGTAACCtcattggaccatgtgatgataACATGGGCAGGGGAAAAGAAAATTTGACTTTTGAATAGGGGAAAAACTGAGGGGGAGTTTAGAGccaggttttcccagatgtgccaatatgacgtGCCTAATaaacctatattattattattattattattattattattattattattattattattaatttattatttggatttgtatgccgcccctctccgaagatattattattattattatattattatattattattattattattattattattattattattattattatgtcaatacaacacagcaaacaagatcactatgctggatttcatatttcatcaccagttgggcgcttcccaagcacctaggactgtgtgttgtagtggcaaattatgtttgtcgatcccagtaaagcggcctttggcaattgacagatggagattctttggccctgcgcccagcgtgccaagtaccactgggaccactttcactggcttatgccatagtcgttgcagctcgatttttagatcttcgtatttcattaatttctctagctgcttctcctcaattctgctctctcctgggattgcgatgtcgatgattcatactttctttttctccacaatcaggatgtctggtgtgttatgcttcagaatttggttagtcggaagtcagaagtcccacagaagttttgcttgctcattttcaaccactttttcgggcttatgattccaccagtactttgccactggtaaatggtagttccggcacaagttccagtggatcatctggaacttgtgccggaactaccattaattattattgttattgttattattattattgttgttgttatttagatttgtatgccgcccctctccgaagactcggagcagctcacaatacGGATAAAAATtttgacaaatccaatactaaacatctaaaaacccatatcatcaAAAGCCATACAAGTCAATCATACGatacataaataaatcacattagcctggggatacctcaaataccccatgcctggcggcataggtaggtcttcagtaacttatgaaaagcaaggagggtgggggcagttcaaatctctggggaagagttgattccagagggccagggccaccacagagaaggctgttcccctggggctctccacatgacattatttagtcgatgggacctggagaaggccaactctgtgggaccttatcggccactgggaatcatgcagcagaagatggtcccaaaggtatactggtccgatgccatgtagggctttataggtcattgccaaataaatatagatatttaTTTCAAGAAATACACCTGGGGAGCTTCCTACCTAGAGATCCGTAGAAtggatttaaaaaacccttacatAAATTACCTGCCATGACTGGACATTTGAGATCATCTTTCCACGTCTTAACATGGCTGCTTGCCCTATGGATCCATGCATTGCATGTAGTGCATGTGCCACAGCATAAATGGCATTGTAGATTTTGTAACTTTCACCTGTCATGCATGCTTCAAACACATAAGATGGCAGATTCTGTACATTCTCCTTTCCTGTACATTGTGTTTCCCCCTTTGAAGGGATCTTGCCAGGCTTGTGGATGTTGCAGTTGAAGACCTTTTCCCACCAAAGTGGGAGAAAGAAATCCCCTTGAAGGTTCAAAGGGTCTAAGGATGTGAGAAAATGGTTGAATTCTGAGACATCCTTGGTGTGGTCCCTGAAATGCAAAGCCCCATGGAAGGGCTTTATACCTTGCAATAAATATCGAGATCTCATCACATTAAGTTTCCAATTGGATGTCAAGATCCAAACTTTCAGAAATGATGCATTTCTCCGTGATTCATAAACAAACGCAACCGCTTGTACATTTGCAATAGCACTGGAGTCTCCAAACAGAACAATCACTTCACTTTTAGACCAAGTGTTGAAAACATGAACTAATTTCGACCCTGAAGTAGCATAAAAATCAGATTTCATCACTTCAGTGAAAGCCAAGCAGATTTCTTTCTCCTTGAGCATTGGCACCAGAGATGAGATGAAACGTTCTCCATTGTCATTCTCCGGGGCCACcagcccaacccagttccactggaaatacaCGAGCAGCTGGACTAAACCCACATACTGAGGAGATTCCTTGGGATTGatctggaagaaggaaggataaactcTTCTGCCTCCCTGAGTGAACTCAGAGCCAACACCGagctagagaaagtgaaaatccTCTGTAAGGGACAAAATACAGTTTAATGGTGATTTCAAGGGTTCCCATTGTgtgttttatagaaacatagaagactgacggcagaaaaagaccccatggtccatctagtctgcccttttactatttcctgtattttatcttacaatggatatatgtttatcccaggcatgtttaaattcggttactgtggatttaccaaccacgtctgctggaagtttgttccaaggatctactactctttcagtaaaataatactttctcatgttgcctttgatctttcccccaactaacttcagattgtgtccccttgttcttgtgttcactttcctgttaaaaacacttccctcctgaaccctatttaaccctttaacatatttaaatgtttcgatcatgtccccccttttccttctgtcttccagactatacagattgagttcattaagtctttcctgatacgttttatacttcagaccttccaccattcttgtagcccgtctttggacccgttcaattttgtcaatatctttttgtaggtgaggtctccagaactgaacacagtactccaaatgtggtctcaccagcgctctatataaggggatcacaatctccctcttcctgcttgttatacctctagctatgcagccaagcatcctacttgcctttcctactgcccgaccacactgctcacccattttgagactgtcagaaatcactacccctaaatccttctcttctgaagtttttgctaacacagaactgccaatgcaatactcagatttaggattccttttccccaagtgcattattttacatttggaaacattaaactgcagtttccattgctttgaccatttatctagtaacgctaaatcatttaccatattacagacccctccaggaatatcaaccctattgcacactttagagtcatcggcaaataggcaaaccttccctaccaaaccttcccctatgtcactcacaaacatattaaaaagaataggaccccaGCAATCAGTTTTATCCACTTTGAGTGGGAAGATtacttctccctttctttctctcttgcttagaAGAGCCACCAGTTACCTATTTTACCTGGTAGCTATAGAGCAGAAGTCAAAGGAACAAACtgccaatttattttttattttttaaataatttttattatattacaaggATTAAAAAAGAAGGGcaagtatatattgttttacatcGTTATTTCGGAACATAGTCATAATTATATAATTCTTGTGTTTGATTTCTAGGTATTTTGTACAAGTATTTCATATCGTTTCAAAGCATAATCATCATTATATCATCGTAAAAattaaattctaaactttctatacAAATACTTTGTACACTACTGTCTTTCAttgccctcctccccctctttgaACTGTTTTGTAACAGTTCCAAATTTCTTTGAGTATTGGCGTGCGGCATATGGCGGCTGCGGTTCTTAAAATTTTGTTTTGTCATACACTCTATCTAAAATCAGTTTGGATTGATCTTAATATCAAATtattggatagttcaatggatttgcagctggctgaagcatagacatcagagagttattgttaatggcgagtattctgagcagagtcaggttacaagcggtgtgccacaagggtctgttctgggtcctattctttttaatatgtttgtgagtgacataggggaaggtttggtagggaaggtttgcctatttgccgatgactctaaagtgtgcaatagggttgatattcctggaggggtctgtaatatggtaaatggtttagctttactagataaatggtcaaagcaatggaaactgcagtttaatgtttccaaatgtaaaataatgcacttggggaaaaggaatcctcaatctgagtattgtattggcagttctgtgttagcaaatacttcaaaagaaaaggatttaggggtagtgatttctgacagtctcaaaatgggtgaacagtgcaggcggtagggaaagcaagtaggatgctaggctgcatagctagaggtataacaagcaggaaaagggagattatgatcccgctatatagaatgctggtgagaccacatttggaatactgtgttcagttctggagacctcacctacaaaaagatattgacaaaattgaacgggtccaaagacgggctacaagaatggtggaaggtcttaagcataaaacgtatcaggaaagacttaatgaactcaatctgtatagtctggaggacagaaggaaaagggggacatgatcgaaacatttaaatatattaaagggttaaataaggtccaggagggaagtgtttttaataggaaagtgaacacaagaacaaggggacacaatctgaagttagttgggggtaagatcaaaagcaacatgagaaaatattattttattgaaagagtagtagatccttggaacaaacttccagcagacgtggtagataaatccacagtaactgaatttaaacatgcctgggataaacatagatccatcctaagataaaatacagaaaatagtataagggcagactagatggaccaggaggtctttttctgccgtcagacttctatgtttctatgtttttaataatTTTCAGAACTGCCAATTTAATATAGAGAACAAACCACAAGGAAATGTGCAAAGAAATGATAAACTTACATTAAACTTACATtttactgataaagaaataaagggagactagtatagaactATTTCAAGCTACGTATTTTGTTCTCATCAGCTGGACATACCCTTCTTGGATTCGAACTTGGGCTATTTGCATGCTAGGCAGTTGTTTTAACCTCCAACTGATGCGATCTAAATAACTTGAAAATAGTTTGTTGGGAAAGTGACTGCCAGCCTGGCCCTGGATTGGGGATGAAAGGTGCAAGGGAAGCAGTATCCCCCCCTCTCATATTTTGAATAAGATAAATTAAACACTACAAAACacatagaagaaaaaggaagggaaaagggaaattcCCCCTTTATACTAACAGCAATCAACCATAATGTATATCACCTCATGAATGAATCAGCACTCTTTGATTCATATATCAATTATAATTGGGTGTTCTGGTTTATTGTACACTGTTCCAGCTATTAAGTTCAATATTCCAacaatttatttttcagatttatATCAATATCTATTTCTGGCTATATAAAAATGTACCggcatataaaatataaaaataaattcaactATAGGAAGCATTATCTAAGTCACATTGTCAGACGTGTTAGAACTGAGGTGACAGTTTTGAAACAtgtaaccatagaaacatagaagattgacgacagaaaaagacctcatggtccatctagtctgcccatatactatttcctgtatttgtatctgagtttcaagcatctactactctttcagtcaaataatattttctcatgttgcttctgatctttcccccaattaacctcagattgtgtccccttgttcttgtgttcactttcctattaaaaacactttcctccttaaccttatttaaccttttaacatagttaaatgtttcgatcatgtccccgatttcctttctgtcctccagacgatacagattgagttcatgaagtctttcctgataggttttatgtttaaaaccttccactatttttgtagcctgtctttggacctcttcaatttaattaatatctttttgtaggggaggtctccagaactgaacacagtattcaaatgtggtctcaccagcgctgtatacagcgagatcacaatctccctctttctgcttgttatacctctagctatgcagccaagcattctactcactttccctaccacctgaccacactgttctcCCATTTTCAGACAGAaataactacccctaaatccttctcttctgtgaATGATGAAGCCCTCACCCCCATCCCTTCACTTTCATCCTTGGCTTCTGTGTATCTTTCTGTTGTTTCTCCCTTCGTTGTTGTATCCCCCTTACCTGTGGTACCTTGAAGATGCTGAAGATGGAGGCTATCAGCATTGAGGATTTGGAGTTGTCCCCCCCCAATGACAGAGAGCAGACGGTCCTGCCGGTCACATTTATAACCTGGAATCATTTGGCCTCGTGTGGAGAGCAGGGAGAGGCtgaataaagaaatattcctctCAGTCTGGTGATTTTCATAGATTTGAAAGCCAATAGTGATGTTGGGGAAGAGAACTAAATCCTTGTTGACTTCTGTAACTGCAAACATTAAGGCCAGGACCTGCTGGAAGTTCTTGGGTATGACTCTATAGTTAGGGGGGGAAAACATTAGGGAACATTACAAGGAAGCTAATGTCTGTGTTGACATATTTATTGTTTGCAACAGGAAGTTCCAAGtttcattgagttttttaaaataaatattctttttattaaacctctatggtttagagcagtggttctcagcctttctaatgccacgaccccttaatacagttcctcatgttgtggtgacccccagccataagtctagccccaattctcccaacagagctttaagctgattgacagtaaggtcagagggacacccccactgtaaacacctgattggttggattgcaaaaatataataataataacagagttggaagggaccttggatgtcttctagtccatcctcctgcttaggcaggaaaccctacattatttcagacagttggttatccaacatctgcttaaaaacttccagtgttggggcattcacaacttctggaggcaagctgttcaactgatcaaccattctgataTGTTCAAAGGCACATAgcattagttcctaacaccatgggaaatttgtctttccccatggtcttaggcaaccccagtGAAACTGTTGTTTGatgcccaggttgagaaccactggtttagagagaaaggagaaaattcTATCTTCATATCATGGACCATTTTTATGCAATTTCCATCACCCTCCCTTCTCCACTTTGCTTAAGTGATTGTAATTGTGTCATTCTTAGAGCAGCTTCTTTAGGTCTGATAATCACAAGGCTCCAGCGGGAGGGTCACAAGACATATTTAAGTATAAGtccaaaaataaatcaataaatttatGAGAAACACTGATTGCAAAACTGAGTGATTTTGGCAGTACCTTACTTTGGAAAAGGACTGAGCTTTCAGGGTTTTTTCACCGTGGTTTTACatccaaattaattaatattatagGTCAACTTTGTCACTAAGTCAGCCAAGTCTATAAAGTGCTGTGCCTCCCCATTTTTTAAGGTTTATAATGATCATGATGAAGACTTCTGGAAAAAGATGAATTCTAGCctctttcttagaaacatagaagactgacggcagacaaagacctcatggtccatctagtctgcccttatactatttcctgtattttatcttacaatggatatatgtttatcccagacatgtttaaattcagttactgtggatttaccaaccatgtctgctggaagtttgttccaaggatctactacactttcagtaaaataatattttctcatgttgcttttgatctttccccgaactagcttcagattgcgtccccttgttcttgtgttcactttcctattaaaaacacttccctcctgaaccttatttaaccctttaacatatttaaatgttttgatcatgtccccccttttccttctgtcctccagactatacagattgagttcatgaagtctttcctgatacgttttatgcttaagaccttccaccattcttgtagcccgtctttggacccattcaattttgtcaatatctttttgtaggtgaggtctccagaactgaacacagtattccaaatggagtctcaccagcactctatagaaaggaatcacaatctccctcttcctgcttgttatacctctagctatgcagccaagcatcctacttgcttttcctaacaccagactgcactgttcacccattttgagactgtcagaaatcactacccctaaatccttctcttctgaagtttttgctaacacagaactgtcaatgcaatactcagattgaggattccttttccccaagtgtattattctTGAGTTTgacaaatatttgaataataataatatttatggtCACTGCACAATATATGTACAATGAGATTGGTGGAGCTCTCTCAGTGCACAATACAACAATGCAACAATACAATGCAACCACCCCAACACAATACAACACAATAAACGTTCCCTCGGAGAATCATTTCTGAAAGGAAGCCCTGAATTCTAAACAAAGAAAATGATCATCTGAAACTTTCCCCTCCAGGTGAAACTTACAAGAATTTATCAATAAGGAGGAATGGGTTGTTTTGAAAATCTGGGCGTTTGGGGAACATAGAAGCTGCCAGGGGTAAATTTCCCCCAATAATCAGATCACCAGGTCT
This genomic window from Erythrolamprus reginae isolate rEryReg1 chromosome 1, rEryReg1.hap1, whole genome shotgun sequence contains:
- the LOC139158185 gene encoding vomeronasal type-2 receptor 26-like is translated as MLIASIFSIFKVPQINPKESPQYVGLVQLLVYFQWNWVGLVAPENDNGERFISSLVPMLKEKEICLAFTEVMKSDFYATSGSKLVHVFNTWSKSEVIVLFGDSSAIANVQAVAFVYESRRNASFLKVWILTSNWKLNVMRSRYLLQGIKPFHGALHFRDHTKDVSEFNHFLTSLDPLNLQGDFFLPLWWEKVFNCNIHKPGKIPSKGETQCTGKENVQNLPSYVFEACMTGESYKIYNAIYAVAHALHAMHGSIGQAAMLRRGKMISNVQSWQLLPYLKNVQFNNSAGDEISFSENGLGSASYDLLNWVLFPNLSFIPVKVGQIDPWALPGQDFAINSEAIVWVRKKVPFARCGLKRCQAGERRRVPEGEQVCCYQCDPCPEGTISNQTDAAFCDPCPEDQYPNKDHCIGKQIHFLAYQDTLGYSLTSLTLSLCVTTLAILAIFLQHRETPIVKANNRDLTYILLVSLLLCFLCSFLFIGQPKRFTCLFQQTTFAIVFSLAVSSVLAKTVMVVLAFMATKPGNQTRKLLGKLLTNSIILGCPLVQAVLSATWLITSPPFPNLDFNSLFGEIILECKEGSASMFYTVLAYLGFLALLSFTVAFLARKLPGSFNEAKFITFSMLIFSSVWISFLPTYLSTRGKFMVAVEIFSILASGAGLLACIFFPKCYIILFRPDLNQRKNIMGHKNL